The genomic window GGGAGCGGGCACCGGGAAACGGGCACCGGGAATAGGGGAGGcggggaaagaaaagcagaggattCTCCGCCAAAATAACCGCCAAGCGGCCCCCTCTTATCAGTCCCGagccctgggtgctgcctgAGTGGACGAGCAAACTGGCCCTGCTCTCTTCTCGCAGAGCcagttaggttggaaaagacctctaaggtcGTCGGAGCCAACCTgtgacccaacaccaccttgtGAACCAGACCAGAGCATTCAGTGCCACGTCTgttctttccttaaacacccccagggactccaccacctccctgggcagcccattccaatttCTAATCACCCTTTTTGTGaataaattcttcctaatacccaatctaaacccCTGCTGGAGAAGCTTAAGACTGTGTCCCCTCGTTCAAGCACAGCATGAGAAGATTTTTCATCTTTAGTTCTTTCCAGCCTCTCAGTCCCTTGCAGAATAAAAGAGTTTCACATTAAAAGATGCTGTTACTCTGACTGACAGGCCTGCAAACACATTTGGAGATCTTGCCCAGAGAGTCTGTGGAgtttccctcactggagatattccagacctatctggacacaatcctgtgccatgtgttctgggatggccctgctggagcaggaggtggcaccagtgtcCTACTGTGGTCCCTCCCATCCTGACCtgtcctgtgattctgtgaagagcagcttttatttctgcatctCGGGCTGCTTTATTATTACAGAGTCTGCCCTCAGTGGTTTGATTATTCCCACTTGCTTTTGATGGAGATGTTGATATTCCAGGTCCTGCAGCTGGACCCTGGGGCCCAGTTTTATGAGCTTTACTAGAAGCTGTGATCTTCATAGAACATAAATCCTGATCAGGATCACTGTTCATGGGATCCAAACCTGGAGCCAATTCAGTGGGCTCTGGCCAAGTCTGAAGCCCTTAACACTATAATTAGGCCCATGCAGAGGGACTGCTGCTCCCACATAAATGGGCTCCTCTGCAAACATGATGTGTAAAAAAtacactgcagggctggagccttGGCAACCTTGTTGATAAAGTACAGTGAGAACAAATCCACCTTGGTGTCTGTCAGCTCAGCTGGCTCTGTAGTGCAGATATTACTCCAAATGTGCCTGGGGAGACAATTTTCTGCTGAGGAAGAAGTTGCCGTATTTATGTGGCTCTTTTCCTGAGGCTGTTGTTTGGAAATTGCTCATTTGTGAGAGTGACTTGGCCTCctcctttaaaaatgcaaagtgaaaaaaacaaaccaacccacagGCCTTTATGGAGGCAGGAGAAAGAGCTCTCCTCAGTAGAGCTGCCTGGGATCACAGTCTGAAACATAAGGAAATATCTTCCCACCCCAGCCGGGCATCAGCTGCCTCCTCTGGGGTGCCAGGagtgccaggcaggaaggggaaTGCTCTCATCCCAGGCAaaggcagcaggtgcagtgccCCTGGGTGAGTTCAGCGAGGCAGAACAGCCTGGTccgaggcagagctgctccctgcagccccaggctctgctctaACAGAGGCTGAGATGAGTTCAGTGCTTGTGACAGTGACAGCCCTGCAGACTGAGATGCTGTAGCCACAGGAAGGATGCAGAGACCAAGGCCAGAGCGGCAGTTTGCCCTTGCTCACATCCAGCCCACACGTGTCCAGGACTTGGGCAGCAGGTGagcctctctgctgcctctcactgagctgctctgagccTGCAGTACAACCAGAGGCAGTAAATAGAGATTCAGACTTTCCTGAGTGAAACTGGCTTTAAAAAATCCaaggctattttttttcttttttttttttttttttttttttttgcagaggaGCAATCTGGCATTTTTGTTACTTGTTTTCTCTGAGGATGTATTTTCACATTCGTTTCTGCAACCAGCAGATGGGAAACTTCCCGAGAAGACAAGGATCTCATGGCTCCAGaagctgaggttggaagggagaCCAGGAATTCACTGGTGCTGAAACACACCTTGCACAGAGTCCCCAGCCTTGCTGGATGTCCTTTTGTCTGCCCTGACCAGAGGTGAAAATTAAACAAGCCCCAAAACACAGGCTTAGGACCTACACCAAGGCCCATTACAGTCCAGAAAAGGACTCACATGGCTTAATTGGTAGGTCAGGCTTTTCCTAAACAGGGCTGATAGTCGAGTTCTACAACTGTAACCCTTccaaatataaaaattacatgTCCTTCACTGGGAGGTACATGATATTACCTTCCATTGACTTAACAATCTTAACTATGTTTATTTAACAGACTGTAATGGAGCCTGTCATATATACTATACTATACTGGAATAATatgtttttttcaaactttattGCTTAAGAAATTAAGCTTGCACCCTTTATCTTGTGGTATATGGGACAAGAAAATTAAGCTTGCACCCTTTATCTTGTAGTTTATAGGACAAGAAAGTATGGACTCAAGTGGATACAGTAAATGCAGCACCCAGTTCTGCACTCTTAGCACTCCCATTAAGTGAGTGCCTATTTAAAGCTGTGAGGctcttttccagtgtttctaagggtttttttcaacaaaACATACAAATTGATTTAGACTCCAAAGGGACCTGAGAAAGCCTGAAATTTAATAATTAAGGTTGACACCAGGGTCCCTCCTGTCACTTGCCTTTtgcctccagcagcagtggGTTATCAGCATCAATTACAAAcctttttctcctgtgtttgcttttgtttggcaTTGGGATTATCAGAACACACTTATTTTGTCTTTATGTTTTATGTCATAAAATTTAATAGACTGCACTGATGCTGCAACTTGGCAAGAAGTCATTTGGCACTTGATTCTAGGGctaataaaaacaaaccttCTTGTTGTTGGTAAACATGGTAAATACTGGAATTGATAAAACCTCATAAGGAGATGGGTTTATAGCCCAGTGAAATCTAAACTGATTCATATTCCCAAAGGCTGGAATTTTGAAAGCTGTGTAAAGCCTGGTGTTTGTTCAGATAGCCTGCCTATAGCTCCAATAGAATTGTATTTATTACAGCTTCCATGTGAAGACATACACCTATTTCTGACCAATCCTACTCGAGTAGTTTAAAAGGCTCGCTTATTTTTCATCCAGTTTATCATTCCTCCTGTATTTTAAAGGGTTGCTGGAATTAACACCGGTCTcaggaggtttttttccccattccaaCTTCATTCCTTGTTGGGATTGTCACTAGTTTTGAAAACCAGCAGAGGGAGCATGGAACACTTTCTTCACCTCCCTCTTACGTAAACACTGGCTACTGTTGGACGGGTTccttaatttaatttctctgcaaGACTTTTCTGCGAGGAAAGGTGATGTAGGGCTCAAATATGAAATCTGTGGAAGTCTTTAAGGTGCTGCATTTCCATGCTATTAATTACGTGCCTGCTTCCACCACTCTAttccccctcctgctctcccctcctctgcAAAATGTTCAGTTTTCGTGGAGTATTTCCAAGCTGGGATATCCATCATTCATTCCTGCAGAGATTATGACATGTCATTGGACTGTCAGGCACATTGTAAAGTTTGTTCCTTGTGTGCAAAGAGAGCTCCCATGCAGCTGTAGGGCTGTAAAGGGTTAAAGattaatattttgcaaaaagaagaggaaaaaagtagaaGCCCAGAAGAAACACAGTGTGTTCCACACGTTTTACACTTTGCTTTGTGAAACATGCACCTCTGAAACCAGAGTTTGCTAAAGTGAGTTAAAGGAAACCGAGCAAATTCGAACCCAGattaaaaatgtgaattaaatTATTGCCAGTCACACATACAGTTTGAAGCTCAATGCACCCATTATCATATATTatcattacatttttaattagtaGACAACCCCATTTTGTGTATTAAAGTTTTTATTCCTTagtaacaatttttttaatcacaaaatAGTGTGGAAATATTTAGATAATAGAATTCATGGAGTGCTGGAAAATACTGAATATAAAGATTGATTTCTAATATATCACATACTAAACTGTTCTAAAACAGCTGGTTTCTTGCAGAcaggatttatttcttttaataatttaagACAGCATAAGCTTGTATCAAGCATAAGCATTGTAacaaaagtgcaactttttcaGCAAATCCTCCCAAAAGATATTTAACTCAAAATATCATtaacacatatttttttctccctacaAAAATAGCATGTCAGACATCATTAATTGGATGTATTAACAACTATTTACACACAGCCACTCTGTAGGctagtaagatttttttttgtaacgTTGTTTAAACACAGCGTTTGAGGCAAACagtagcaacagcagcagcagatgcacCAAACGGACTGACGGCCCCTGGACACGCACACAACTCCTCGCCAGGCTGTGGTGTCTCACCTCTTACATAACATTCAAGTGAGATTTCTCACAGTGCTACCTTGGCAACAAACTAAAAATATCTAGGCAAGGTCTTGGTTTAAGCCTTATTATAAAAGCTTTATCTGTGTGTGATTATCTGGCGTCTGGTTTGTCTCCAGAAAGGGAAATCGCAGTATTCTGAGCATGGGATGAGGGGAGAACCCATATGGGAAACTTACCCCGACTGGTTTAATCGTTCCTGATTGCACAGCGAGGTGTGCACCTACGGCCTCCAGTTTGTGTCACTCGGAATTTGGGATAAAATGAGTTTAAGCTGATGAGttgctctgtgttttcatggaggagggaaggggggtTCTTTTTGTAGTTCAGTGCAGTAACATTCATTTTATACAGCAAGGTTCGGGGGGGGGGGAATCTCTCGGGAACATACTGAATGAAATAACGGGGATGAGAACAAATGCATTTGCCACACCTGTATACCTTAgccagaaaaaataatgaaataaacacAAGGTTATGTAATGGGTCTGAccctccttcccttgcacacccAAAACTCGCTGGAGCCAGCGGCATCCCCGGGTGCTCAAGGCACTGCAGGTTTGGGCTCAGGGTGCACCCTCCACGCTCTGCTCCTCCATAAAGTGCTCGCACAggtgctgggctctgcccttCTTCCCTCGCCTCGccccctgccctcaccctgAACCCACCCAGGTCTCCTGGACAACAAGTGCAAGTTCCCAAGTGGGACTAAAGAGACAGACTGTATAAACCCATTCCAAATAAGGTGCCACATTTAAGTTACTctatagagagaaaaaaaaagtatccttactatgttttcttccttcttcttcttttcttccttatttatgcatttagaaagccaaacattaaaaaaatactgagtaGCAAATTTTATCCTCGACGGTCCTCTGCGGGGGCCGGGCCCCGGCACCCCGGCGATGTTCGGCCCCAACGACCCCTGCCCTCCGCAGGCAACCGGGGGCGCGGTGCCGGCCCGGCGGTCCCTCGGTGCGAGGGaagggcggcggcggcgcgggggccCCGGGGGCATCTCACGGGCCCTCGGTGCCGGGCTCCTCGGGGGCCGCGGGCTCGGGTTCCTCGGCGGGCTCTGCGGCGGCAGCGAAGGGGTGCGGAAGGTGGGGCGCGGGGGGcagcccggcggcggcggccgccgcCTTCTCTGCGGGGCCGAGCACGGaggacaggcaggggaaggaggcggcggcggcggccgcggcggcggcggcctgTGCCGGGATGCCCGGGTAGAGGAGCGGGATAGGGGCGGCGGGGTAGAGATACTTCTCCAGGCTGCCTTTATCCAAGAAGGGCTGCATGTAGGCGGCTGCGGCGGAGGGCGAGATGAAGTAGAAGGGCAGGCAGAAAGGGGCCGCCGCCGGCTGTCCGAAGggggccccgccgccgcccgcgcccAGGGCCATCAGCGAGCCAAGCAGGGCGGCGTCGGGTCTCACCAacgcggccgccgccgccgccgcctcggcTCCCCGCGCCCCCAGCCCCGGTGGGCCGGGCAGGGGGCTGCTGCCGCCGCGGTCCAGCTTCAGCCGCTTGGTCGCGTGGGGCACCTCGTCCCCCGACGGCTCCTGCTTGATGGACAGGCTGGGCATCGCCCCGCCGGCCGCCGCCGCAGCGCCGCGCTCGGGGCGCGCCTCGCCCTCCCCGCCGTAGCCgctgtccgtgtccgtgtcgGTCTCGGCGTTGAGCTCGGCGGCGTGAGTCCGCTGGATGACGGGCACGCAGTTAGCCTGGCCCTCCGGCTTGTGGCCCGGCGCGCAGgggggggcgggcggggaggaagaggaggaggatccCTTGCTGAGGGGGCCCGGCGGCGGGGACAGGAGCTGCGGGCCGGGGAGGAACTGCGAGGAGATGGAGTGCAGGTGGCCAAGAAGCTGGGCGCATCGCTGCTCGCGGGGGGTCCAGCTCTCGAAGCGGGAGAGGTACTGCAGCACTTCCTTGGCGCACGTCTGAAAGCCCGAGTGGAAGGCGTCCAGGTCGGCCTGCACCGGAGACTTCATGGACCGCTCCCCTGCGGGGGAGACCGAGCGGGGACAGCGTTTGCCCGAGGCTCTGGCGTGGGATGCCCCGCTCCGCGACATCCTCCTCCCGCCCACCCGCCCCCGGTGCGGCCCCCCGGGCCCCGCTTACCATTCTGCAGAGCAATGATcttctggtgctgctgctccgtTAAGGCTGTTAGCGCTTTCAAGTGTTTCAAAGTCAGCTCCAGCACCACCGCTTTCTCCAGGTGTCCCAGCGTCTGCAATGGCAGAGCAAGGAGGCGTTTTGGCGACCTCTCGGCACGCTTTGGCTACCACCAAACGCCGCCTCCGGTAACTTCGGGGAAACCGGCCCCAGAGGGGCATTAGGGACAGGACAGCGGGCAAGCAGCCCGGCGTCCCGGGGGCGCAGCGGGCAGGCTGCTGGCGCCTGCATCTTCATGTACATAATACGCTCCTCTGCACCTTACCGTCAGTTTTAGATGCTCGGGCAGTAAATCCTTCAGCTGGGCAATGCACTCGTTAATCCTGTCTCGCCTCTTCTTTTCTATCAGTCTGTGTGGCAGTTTGTACGTTTCCTAATCAGCAAAACCCGGAAAAGCCGAGCGTTAGGCACGGTCCCTCGGAACGCcgatcaaaaccaaaacaaatgtcATGCGGACCACATGCCGCGCAAATTATCGCCAAGGCACCGCTTTCCCCGCCGTGCCAGCTCGCTCGTAAACCCGCTTGCATTTCGGGGGGCAAGTTAAATGCGTAGTCCCCCTGGGGATGCTCTTGAGAGTGAAGCTGAGCAGTAAAATTCGGCGAACCCCAATTAAGCGCTATAGCGAGAACAACCCCGGAAAACTTACCTTGCTGTCGTCCCTCTTCACGCCTCTTTTGGGTTTGCACATATACAGGGCAGGGTagtccagcctggagaaaaacAGAGATCCAGCATCGGCAAGTGCAGCGAGAGCTTGCCTGGCACCTCCTCGATGGGCACACGGGCGCCGAGCGCTCTGCCCGAAGGGCCGGGCGAGGGATCGCCCGGGTCCGCCCGCCCAGGGAGGCGGCgagccccgcgccccgccgggGAGCCGGCGCCGCTCCCAGCGCCCCGCAGCACTTTCTCAAAAAGACGAAAACGCCGTAGAGATACGAGACGGAAATACTGCCCCGGCGCCTTACCCTATAAAATCCCTATGCTCCAGTAGCTGCCTCTCCGGCAAGCGGGAGATTCCTTCATCCATGTCTGGCAGCGGCTGATGTTTCGTCGCTGCTTTTGACTGAGCCTGCGGGATGCTGAGATCAGTCTCGGGAGATCCGCGAGCGACGCTGCGCACATGCAGCCTCCGTCCCCCCTCTCCCGTGCGAGTGGCCAAAAGTGTGCGGCGGCTCGTCCCCCCCTAacccccccaccctccccttcCAAGTGCCTCCGCCGCCGCTCCCCCCTTGCCCGCCTTCGCTCCCGCTCGCTGCGCACACGCCCGcagctcccgccgccgccgccgccgccgccgcgcctgCCCGCGGGGCACGCGCGCCGCCAGCCAGCCCCGC from Pithys albifrons albifrons isolate INPA30051 chromosome 3, PitAlb_v1, whole genome shotgun sequence includes these protein-coding regions:
- the BHLHE41 gene encoding class E basic helix-loop-helix protein 41 → MDEGISRLPERQLLEHRDFIGLDYPALYMCKPKRGVKRDDSKETYKLPHRLIEKKRRDRINECIAQLKDLLPEHLKLTTLGHLEKAVVLELTLKHLKALTALTEQQHQKIIALQNGERSMKSPVQADLDAFHSGFQTCAKEVLQYLSRFESWTPREQRCAQLLGHLHSISSQFLPGPQLLSPPPGPLSKGSSSSSSPPAPPCAPGHKPEGQANCVPVIQRTHAAELNAETDTDTDSGYGGEGEARPERGAAAAAGGAMPSLSIKQEPSGDEVPHATKRLKLDRGGSSPLPGPPGLGARGAEAAAAAAALVRPDAALLGSLMALGAGGGGAPFGQPAAAPFCLPFYFISPSAAAAYMQPFLDKGSLEKYLYPAAPIPLLYPGIPAQAAAAAAAAAASFPCLSSVLGPAEKAAAAAAGLPPAPHLPHPFAAAAEPAEEPEPAAPEEPGTEGP